The sequence GGATCCCCGGTACATTCGAGCGCATCCACCGTGCCGCCCGCGCCGAGGCCAGCGGGCCAACACCGGCAAGAATGTACACTTTCTTATCCAATCCCAAATCCCGTACCCGTGCCATGAACTTTTCGAACAGGGGAACGTCGTAGATGTAATTGGTCTGAATATATTCCGCCCCTGCCTCCACTTTCTTGGCCAGCCGTTCCGGGCGCCATTCATAGGGCGGAATGCAGGGGTTCTCAGCCGCCCCCAGAAACAGCAGCGGCGGGTTGGTGATGGTGCGCCCGGACAGGAATTTACGCTCATCCCGCATGGTCCTGATGGTGCGCAGCAGCGACAGCGAATCGAAATCGAACACCGGTTTTGCACCCGGCTGATCCCCGACGCCGACACCATCACCCGTCAGGCACAGAACATTGCTGACCCCCATGGCAGCTGCCCCCAGCACATCGCCCTGAATGGCGATCCGGTTCCGGTCCCGGCAGGAGATCTGATAGACAGGGGAATACCCGGCCCGGGTCAGCAGCGCGCTGATCCCTATGGAGGACATATGGCAATTCGCGCCCGAGGCATCCGTTGCATTTATGGCGTCGGCAACCTCCCCAAGCGGGCGCGCGGCGTCATAGACATCCGCAGGGTCCGCGCTGTCGGGCGGATTCAGCTCAGCCGTGATGGCAAAGCGGCCGGAGCGCAGCACCCGTTCCAGCCGGCTGTGCGAAACGTGGCCTTCGGGCGGCGGTGAATAGGGCTGGGGCAAACTGTGGTCCATCACTTTGCCCCTTTCTGAGCGCGCGCGGGTTCTTCCGCCAGCGGCGCGGCGGAGGGCTCATTTTTGCGGGCGCCGGGAAAGGCGTCGGCGATGGCCGTGCGGCGTTTTTCCCGGGCTTCACGCAGATGCGCTGCTTTCTCGCGGCTCACCCGCAGCCAGGATGACGACCCTTCGAGGTTGCGTTCGACCGGCGGCAGCACAGTTGCAATCTGTGCGCCGCCCTTCATCCGCGACGCACCGTCCCAGGCCAGCGCCCAAACGCATTTCATTTCCGGTTTGACCTCACAATACCCGCCGGGCCGCACCCCGCCGCACGGGCCGTTGCGCAGCTGCTTGGGGCAGTTCATCGGGCAGGACATGCCGGTCGAGGACAGCACGCACTGCCCGCACATCTGGCAGTCAAAAAGCACTGTCTTTACGCATTTCTCGACGAAAGCGATGGGGCGCTCGACCCGGTCGTAGCCGATTTTTCTCAGGACTGGGTCCAGGGCGATCATGACCTGCTCCACCCGCTTGTATATCCACTCAAAGCTGCGTGAGTGACGAATGGCGAACAGGCGAATCCGGTACATCAAGCTTCCCTTTCTCCAGGCACTTACATCGTCTTATCGTTTCCTTCGGCAGCGCTGGCGTTGAAATAGCCTCTGCGCACCAGGTCTGCATGGTCTGTCCCGTCTCCGGGCTGACGGTACCCGCCGGACATTCCGGGTCCGGCCTGGTCCGCATCTGTGGTCCGAGCAGACCTTGCCCGGCGGCGCCGGGCGCATAGCGGCGCGGCCGAAGTCCGCGGATTGCACCAGTCCTGAGTGTACAGCCACATCGAAAAGGCTCAATGAATTGTTAGTGTATCATTGGCCTTGGGTCCATCGGCACGATGGGTTGAGCCGCCTCGGCTGGCCCGGCAAGCACCTTAATCTGCGGCAGCGTCAGAACTAACTCATCGGGCTTGTGCCGGTGCGCAGCCATGCCGATCCGCCATTTTCTGGCCAGCGCGGTTGGCCTGAATAATCGGGTCAGGGCATCGCTCCGTTGACATGAATGTTGATTCATGTTTCATATTTGCCAGGGAGAAACCAGGGAGGAGCCCTCATGCTGCGCTTGTTTGCGTTGACGGTTGCCGGTGCATTGATGTCGTCTGCAGCCTCTGCCGAAATCCGGATTGCCCATGTTTACGGTAAAACCGGCCCGTTTGAGGCCTATGCGGCCCAGTCGCACATTGGCCTGCAGCTGGGGCTGGAATACGCCA is a genomic window of Leisingera caerulea DSM 24564 containing:
- a CDS encoding methylenetetrahydrofolate reductase, whose product is MDHSLPQPYSPPPEGHVSHSRLERVLRSGRFAITAELNPPDSADPADVYDAARPLGEVADAINATDASGANCHMSSIGISALLTRAGYSPVYQISCRDRNRIAIQGDVLGAAAMGVSNVLCLTGDGVGVGDQPGAKPVFDFDSLSLLRTIRTMRDERKFLSGRTITNPPLLFLGAAENPCIPPYEWRPERLAKKVEAGAEYIQTNYIYDVPLFEKFMARVRDLGLDKKVYILAGVGPLASARAARWMRSNVPGIHIPDAVIDRMEKAEKPGQEGKKICVELIQQMRDIAGVSGVHVMAYRKEHQVSEIIQESGVLASRKRA
- a CDS encoding methylenetetrahydrofolate reductase C-terminal domain-containing protein, whose product is MYRIRLFAIRHSRSFEWIYKRVEQVMIALDPVLRKIGYDRVERPIAFVEKCVKTVLFDCQMCGQCVLSSTGMSCPMNCPKQLRNGPCGGVRPGGYCEVKPEMKCVWALAWDGASRMKGGAQIATVLPPVERNLEGSSSWLRVSREKAAHLREAREKRRTAIADAFPGARKNEPSAAPLAEEPARAQKGAK